From Rhododendron vialii isolate Sample 1 chromosome 7a, ASM3025357v1:
CTCTCATCAAATTACAGAACCAACTtaccactttctctctcctttccccCCGTCTTcttccaaattcaaaacccactTCTTCCCCTGATCAGATCACTATATATAACTTCATCTATCTACAAGAGCATATTcatctgtttttattttataattcgAGTGTTCGACTAATCTCACCGTTCATTAACAGAGAATAACATAATCTTATCTTATTTGAAAACTACGGCTTGAAAATATGGCGACAGCTTCACGCGCTTTAGAAGTCACGGTCATCTCCGGCGAAGGCCTCCGAGTGGACCGCCGGCGACCGGTGAAGAAGAACGCCTTCGTCATCGTCCGAACGAATTCCCAGAACTCCAGATCGACGCCGGCGTCGGACGACGCCGGCGGCAGCTCCCCGGCTTGGAACGAGAAGCTCGTCCTGGAAATGCCGCCCCACGCGTGGTTCCTGACTGTGGAGGTGAGATGCAGGGCGAAGTCCGGGGACAAAGTCGTCGGGACGGCGAGAATTCCGGCGTCGGACTTCGTCGGCGGTAACGTACCGGCGAACTACTTGCATTTCTTGAGTTATAGGTTGAGGGACGGCAGTGGGGAGCCGAACGGGATAATTAATCTGTCGGTGAGAGTGAAGGGGGCGGAGAATGGAGTCGGTGCTGCTGCCACGTGTGCGTCGGCGGCTTCGATTTCGCGACCGTGGGTGGGAGGTGCGGTGGTGGTTGGGAAGGTTGCCGGTGAGGTTGTTACCGGAGTTCCGGTGTGGATGGCATAAGGGTACAATAGGAAATTTGGTggaatttattattattattattttttgtgtagGAATTGAAAATTGGCTTGAAGATGGGTAATCATTCTTGTTGTAATTAATTAAGATTGTGAAACTTATGGGCACTCTTGTAATTATCAAGAGCATGGAATTGGTAATTAATAAGTAGTTATAACCATATGACAATGTTATCATTTATGTTAATTGTGTCAAGTGTTTGGAAAGGGTTAATGGTTTTTAAAAAGTACTACCTCCGtccaaaataaatgtccggtcagcaaaacaagaacttaaaaataatacgttttctattataaaaaaaagtttaacttttttcatagtttaaaagaatttatggatctctagtaaattgttaaaaaaagtttgaatttcttttggaaaaattgtaggagtattatttttaagttttcgttTCGCAGACcaaacatttattttggaacTCGTTTTGCAGACCAAACATTTATTTTAGAATAGAGGGAGTAGTTGTTTCGACTGAAATATAATGAACTCGTTAACAAGAAGAgacaaagaggagagagaagttttttcttgtttcgaCATAAAGAGCTTGTTTGTTATAGCCGAATATACTGGTGATTTACTTATTTGTTTGGATAAAAACATTTGACCTTAAATATTCGTTGTTTGCAAATTCTGTTGAAAACATTAACACATATAATTAAAAAGAGAACTAAACTCTTCATCACATCAGATTTTTAAGAACATGGTTATAAATTGGGCACTCACCCCGACGAAATAGCTAAATGCCAATTTTGAACAGATAAGTAACATCCAGAGAAAATAGTATAGCGTATAAGTGCAAATTGACTTTCATGCATTATCCCATAGCCGGTCTTAACTTTTCATGAGTttaaagcaaagaaaaaaaaaaatgaaactcttttgttggactattataaagaggaaaaaagtaGGATGGATCTcctgaaattcaaaaaaatttagatacCTAAAGCGGCCGCAACACAAGCTGTAGTTTAGAGCCAGCTCTGATAATTACCCTCCCAACGTAAACTCCGGGCTGCGACCACCACATAAGAAGCCTTGTAATATGCGGGTTCTCAATCCATCGTCGGAGCATAGGAAAAATGCGACGATGTACAGAGAAGGAAGGAATGCCCATTACTGTACTAAGGAATGGAAGCGCGCAGATCTTGAATTTTCTGACCATGGCCGGGCAACTTGGAATGAAGCCACATAACACAGTGGAAGCTAGAATGAGACTCCATGCAAGACTAACTACAAACTTCAGAATGTTTCTGATCATCACGTCAGTGAACGTCCGTCCGCCGCCGCCCATGATATCCCGGGAAGTTCAAAATAAGGTTCAACAAACTTTAAAGGAAGCGAAGAAGGGCTGCTGTAATATTGAAAAACACTGGACAGGCTATAGAAGACATCCTTCCGGAATCCGGAAATTATATATCTAACAGGGTATTATCTTTCCATGCAAGGATAATCATAGCATGTAAGGCAAGAGCAAAAAATGTCCACAACC
This genomic window contains:
- the LOC131334033 gene encoding BON1-associated protein 2-like — translated: MATASRALEVTVISGEGLRVDRRRPVKKNAFVIVRTNSQNSRSTPASDDAGGSSPAWNEKLVLEMPPHAWFLTVEVRCRAKSGDKVVGTARIPASDFVGGNVPANYLHFLSYRLRDGSGEPNGIINLSVRVKGAENGVGAAATCASAASISRPWVGGAVVVGKVAGEVVTGVPVWMA